DNA sequence from the Pogoniulus pusillus isolate bPogPus1 chromosome 7, bPogPus1.pri, whole genome shotgun sequence genome:
aagaagagagatgcCTATagctgaaaaagaagaaagaggcaAGAGCAAGGTCAGGAGCTGGTTCTGAGTTAGGGGACATAAAAGATGGACATATGATGTGGGATATTAACAAATTTTAAGTGGTAGAGTCACACAATGAAAGAGATCTTTTTCAGAAATATCTGGaaaagaatcatccagttctaggcccccccccagtttaggagggacattgagatgcttgagcgtgtccagagaagggcgacgaggctggggagaggccttgagcacagccctacgaggagaggctgagggagctgggattggttagcctggagaagaggaggctcagggcagaccttattgctgtctgcaactacctgaggggtggttgtggccaggaggaggttgctctcttctctcaggtggccagcaccagaacaagaggacacagcctcaggctgcaccaggggagatttaggctggaggtgaggagaaagttcttccctgagagagtcattggacactggaatgggctgcccggggaggtggtggagtcgccgtccctggagctgttcaaggcaggattggacgtggcacttggtgtcatggtctggccttgagctctgtggtaaagggttggacttgatgatctgtgaggtctcttccaaccctgataatactgtgtgatactgtgaaaatcaaTTGGTAGGTAGAGAGCAGAGATATCTGAGGAGGTCACTGTGCTCTACTGTTTCCAAAAGAGAATGAACTGCCatcactgaggtgctggagtgtgcccagagaagggtaatgaagctcTTTAAGGTTCCAGAGCACGTGTCTtagaagaagcagctgagggaactgcaggttatttagtctggagaaaaggaggctgaggggagaccttatagctctctacaactatctgaaaggaggttgtagtgaggtggcaGTCAATCTGTTCTCCCAAGAAACaagagataggacaagaagaaatggctttgagttgcaccagaggagatttagattgaatattagggaaaatgtcttcattgaaagcattggaacaggctgcccagagaacagGTTGGGTCACCATTTCTAGAGGTATTTAAAACACATGTAAATGTGGTCcttagggacatagtttagaggtggacttggcagttctagattaatggttggactcaatgatcttaaagatacTTTCTGACCTAAGTGTCTCAATGATTTCTATATCATTAAATTGAGCCATGCCAGAAGACAGGCACTGGAAGGGTTGACCACCCAAGCTGCCCATGCTCTGCAGGGTGCTTACCTGCTTTGAGAATAACACAAAATTGCATCAATGTCACTGGATTCTGCAGCTTTATTCAGCCCAAGGAGCCAATTCTTTGTGCTTGGTTGTACAAAAGTTACAGTGTGCAAGACAGCTGGGCCTTGAGAATTTGAACAGAATTGCCCTAAACCTACAAGATCCCTCCTGAGCCAAGATGCTGATTCATAATACAGCAGCATTCCCACACAAGCTTTTTGTTAACTGCAAGACTTCTGTGATGTTCTATCTTTGTCTTTCACTGGGGACGTTTACTGGCAGTAAAACAGGTAAACTTGACAGTTTATGCTGTGATTTTCCCTGTTTAGAATGGCTGTCAGGAGTCTGCTCTGAGCCATATAAGCATCTGTATGAGTCCAAACAATTGAAATCAAGCAACAAACCCAGAGGATTTTTTGTTCACTGTTCTGCACTTGATTATTTGCAAATCTGTTGTCATAGTTCTGGGTTTGTTTCAAGGAAATAAACTTTGTGCATGCTTTGCTGCATTTAGCTCTTCTACTGCAGAGAGTAAAggcacacagaggcaggagCATCTACAATCTAATTGTGCttctttctctgctccacagTGTGCTTCCTCACATTGCGTAGAGTTTTGTCTAGGGCTTGATCCAACATGCAGGGAGTTTTCCTCCATTtgcagggtgacaaagctggtgaggggcctggaacacaaaccctatgaggagaggctgagggagctgggggtgtttagcctgcagaagagaaggctcaggggggacctcattgctgtctacaactacctgaagggaggctgtagccaggtgggggttggtttcttctcccagacaaccagcaatagaataagggtacacagtctccagttgttcCTGGGaaggtatagtctggatgttaggaggaagtccagggaggtggtggagtcactgtctctgaaggagttcaagaaaagtctggatgaggcacttgatgaggtctggttgattggatagggctgggtgctaggttggactggatggtcttggaaatctcttccaacctggttgattctatgattctattctttgATTCCATTTTCTCATCCAAACCCATTTTGACCAATTTCCTTTGTCCAGCATGAAGAACCAAGATGTCAGTTTACCTTTATCAATCGATGCCTCTAATTTACACTCCCTGGTAGAAAATGTTGTTATTTGTGAATCCTTTCATTTATATCTTGAAAGAGGTAAGGAATTTCCAGAATGAAAGCCAGACTTGACCTAAACATTATGTTCTTCTTCTCCTGCATGTTCCCCATGCAGTTCATTTGAGAATTAATTCTGTGTCCATCAAAATCAATGAGTGCCCTTTAAAGTAGATTTCTGATCATGGAGATCCACAGGACATCATGCTGTTTATTTTATCACCTACATATGAATTTTTGTATGTAGCTTTAGATACCATTTCCCCTTTGTTTCACTGGTAAAAAGAAAGTAACAAAACTTACCTGACAAAATGTTTTGATTGCTAGAGGGAGAAAAACCTGGGGGATGATGCCTACCCCCTTTAGATGTGCACACGTATATACTTTGTTTTCTCATTTCAGGTCATGGAACCAAAGGAGTGTTTGAGCTTCTTTCAGGATGGCGTCGAACCAGAGAGAATCTGCCATTCAAGGACAGAGTAGCAGATGCCTACTCAGATGTCATGGTCTCCTACACAATGACAAGTTCCTTGTACTTCATAGCCTTTGGCATGGGTGCAAGTCCTTTCACCAACATTGAAGCTGTAAAAGTGTTTTGCCAGAACATGTGTGTCTCTATCCTGTTGAACTACTTCTATATCTTCTCGTTCTTTGGCTCCTGCCTGGTCTTTGCtggccagctggagcagaatcGTTATCACAGCATCTTCTGCTGTAAAATCCCTTCAGCAGAATATCTGGACCGGAAACCTGTGTGGTTCCAGACCATGATGAATGACGGCCATCAACACACTTCCCATcatgagaccaacccctaccagcATCACTTTATCCAGCACTTCCTCCGAGAACATTACAATGAATGGATTACCAACATCTATGTTAAGCCATTTGTGGTGATACTGTATCTCATCTATGCCTCTTTCTCCTTTATGGGGTGCTTACAGATTAATGATGGAGCCAACATTATCAACCTTCTTGCCAGTGAATCTCCAAGCGTCGCCTATGCGCTCATACAGCAAAAGTATTTCAGCAACTACAGCCCAGTGATAGGTTTCTACATTTATGAACCTCTGGAGTACTGGAATGGCACCGTGCAAGAAGACCTAAAAACACTAAGCCAAGGGTTCAATACAGTGTCCTGGATTGAACAGTATTACCAGTACCTTCGAGTGGGTAACATCAGTGCGACCAACAAAAGCGACTTTATCAGTATCCTCCAGAGCTCCTTTTTAAAAAAGCCAGAATTTCAGCACTTCAAAAATGACATCATTTTCTCCAAAGCTGGGGATGAGAACAATATAATTGCTTCTCGCTTGTACCTGGTGGCCAGGACTAGTGAAAACACACAGCGGGAGGCAATAGAATTGTTGGAGAAGCTGAGGCCACTCTCTCTTATACAGAGCATCAAGTTCATTGTGTTCAATCCTACTTTTGTTTTCATGGACCACTACGGTTTGTCAGTTACTATGCCTGTCCTGATTTCTGGTTTTGGCATCCTGCTGGTGTTAATACTGACCTTTTTCCTGGTTATCCACCCTCTGGGAAATTTCTGGTTGATACTCAGTGTCACCTCCATAGAGCTGGGTGTCCTTGGCTTGATGACCTTATGGAATGTAGACATGGATTGCATTTCTATACTGTGCCTTATCTACACTTTGAATTTTGCCATAGATCACTGTGCACCCCTGCTTTATACATTTATACTAGCTACTGAGCACACCCGAACTCAGTGTATAAAGAACTCCCTTCAAGAGCATGGGACAGCCATTTTGCAGAACGTTTCTTCTTTTCTTATTGGGTTGGTTCCCCTTCTCTTTGTGCCTTCAAACTTGACCTTCACACTGTTCAAATGCTTGCTGCTTGCCGGCAGTTGCACACTTCTGCACTGTTTTCTTATTTTGCCCGTCTTTCTAACCTTTTTCCCACCTTCCAAAAAGCACCACAAGAAAAAGAAACGGGCCAAAAGGAAGGAACGAGAAGAGATTGAATGCATAGAGATACAGGAGAATCCTGATCACGTTACAGCAGTCTGAAAGGCTTAGGAAAAAATAGTAGtatattctctttttttaaacaaagcGTTGCACAGAGATGCAGGGAAAATAGAGCAAAGATctcagctgcttgtgctggCCAGGTCTGACAAGGCAAAAGAAGATCAAGAAGGGGTATTCATGACACATCCAGGTgcaaaaattattttttttttaaaacaaaaataatgaaaGTGAAAATATTCTCAGATGTTTCCTTTGAATCCTCAGTTCTCCACCAGGAAAGAGTTCGTTGGCCATTGAGTGTTTCTGAATCTCAAAATGTAGCTCTAATGGGaatttcttgttctgtcataTGCAGGACTGAAGCAAACATGCAAAAAAAAGTTACCATTAAGTAAGCAGTAGGGGGAAAGGCAGATTTGCTTGATAAAAatgtcaggggaaaaaaaacaataaaactaaaccaaaagcaAACTCACCACATttcaaataaggaaaaaaatggatgagaccaagagataaaaaacaatGCCATAGTATTTCTGTCTTATTTTCTTGAGTAAGTTGATTAGGATGCAACCTA
Encoded proteins:
- the LOC135177073 gene encoding patched domain-containing protein 4-like, whose translation is MKNQDVSLPLSIDASNLHSLVENVVICESFHLYLERGHGTKGVFELLSGWRRTRENLPFKDRVADAYSDVMVSYTMTSSLYFIAFGMGASPFTNIEAVKVFCQNMCVSILLNYFYIFSFFGSCLVFAGQLEQNRYHSIFCCKIPSAEYLDRKPVWFQTMMNDGHQHTSHHETNPYQHHFIQHFLREHYNEWITNIYVKPFVVILYLIYASFSFMGCLQINDGANIINLLASESPSVAYALIQQKYFSNYSPVIGFYIYEPLEYWNGTVQEDLKTLSQGFNTVSWIEQYYQYLRVGNISATNKSDFISILQSSFLKKPEFQHFKNDIIFSKAGDENNIIASRLYLVARTSENTQREAIELLEKLRPLSLIQSIKFIVFNPTFVFMDHYGLSVTMPVLISGFGILLVLILTFFLVIHPLGNFWLILSVTSIELGVLGLMTLWNVDMDCISILCLIYTLNFAIDHCAPLLYTFILATEHTRTQCIKNSLQEHGTAILQNVSSFLIGLVPLLFVPSNLTFTLFKCLLLAGSCTLLHCFLILPVFLTFFPPSKKHHKKKKRAKRKEREEIECIEIQENPDHVTAV